The Scomber japonicus isolate fScoJap1 chromosome 8, fScoJap1.pri, whole genome shotgun sequence genome has a segment encoding these proteins:
- the LOC128363471 gene encoding tectonic-1-like — translation MSASAAAAWFCSFLLFTAVTTDENTTSYNFNTTDYPELNFTYSFTDSSTTSQPDSTTTTPSYSSTADPLRPTVPGDPLPASGYLLTPVTDVSTLCPCDEHRDVCDISCCCDRQCSEQVALFTSCSVSTVSVNKQLCSRDVASYSLRIKIDGYSELQSSVKKETNSDIFCIHSQNRFDGLSHPSPALPTDTNFDSLFKQFSQYFFGSDVSGSWESTTELRASSGYQYGDVMLTAGESGQRGTFWLPAAALTADCVDNSPAAFLKEQSSRCSRRVDLEQDCSTLPALSMDTYTDLQLLAGKNKDAEVVPVLLVSVVLQSLEGTQTELQMSGGESLSPALLMPDVCANVVLKVVYVMKYSPDGQLVDVMVSLVLGFVQSTALPLEQEFHITFIQDDGEDVSVHYSGNPGYVVGLPLVSGQKTADGIVRSVDPRGTLSLLHSSVDQDCLQGPHQRSPLLFGVDSVSGCTLRLEDAANCSVVSQVLLDVLRGPNYPQYVAAFGNSPLNNPLDWLSIKSSFSPGEGQSCNIPLSHHLEIEWTKYGSLLNPQAQVVSIKEVIQTNTSSLDLLTSGSSLVSIRSSVSFVPVSAAALPGFRAAPTIDAKLPFDFFFPFV, via the exons ATGTCGGCCTCAGCTGCTGCAGCCTGGTTCTGTTCATTTCTCCTGTTTACCGCCGTCACTACCGacgaaaacacaacaagctaCAACTTCAATACGACTGACTATCCCGAGCTGAACTTCACATACAGCTTTACGGACAGTTCTACAACATCACAGCCTGACTCCACCACCACAACACCGAGCTACAGCAGCACCGCGGACCCGCTTAGACCCACCGTCCCCGGCGACCCGCTGCCCGCCTCCGGCTACCTACTCACTCCTGTGACGGACG tgtCCACGTTGTGCCCCTGCGACGAGCACAGGGATGTGTGTGACatcagctgctgctgtgacagacAGTGTAGTGAGCAGGTAGCTCTGTTCACCAGCTGCTCAGTGAGCACTGTCAG CGTCAACAAGCAGCTATGCAGCCGGGATGTGGCCTCCTACTCTTTAAGAATTAAGATAGACGGATACTCAGAGCTGCAGTCGTCTGTGAAGAAGGAGACTAACTCTGACATCTTCTGCATTCATTCACAGAACC gtttCGATGGACTGTCTCACCCCTCGCCCGCTCTTCCAACCGACACCAACTTCGACTCCCTCTTTAAACAATTCTCCCAGTATTTTTTCGGCTCAGATGTAAGCGGCAGTTGGGAGTCAACCACAGAGCTCCGAGCCTCGTCTGGATACCAG TATGGAGATGTGATGCTGACAGCAGGAGAGAGTGGACAGAGAGGAACCTTCTGGCTGCCAGCTGCTGCTCTCACTGCTGACTGTGTGGACAACAGTCCTGCAG CGTTCCTGAAGGAGCAGAGCAGCCGGTGTTCCCGCCGTGTGGACCTGGAGCAGGACTGCAGCACTCTGCCAGCTCTCAGCATGGACACATACACTGACCTCCAGCTGCTTGCT GGGAAGAACAAAGATGCAGAA gttgtTCCTGTGCTGCTGGTTTCAGTGGTCCTACAGTCTCTAGAAGGGACTCAGACTGAGCTGCAGATGAGTGGAGGAGAAAGCTTGAGCCCTGCTCTGCTGATGCCAGACGTCTGTGCTAACGTGGTGCTGAAG GTTGTCTATGTGATGAAGTACAGTCCAGATGGACAGCTAGTGGATGTGATGGTGTCTCTGGTGCTTGGGTTTGTCCAGAGCACAGCGCTGCCTCTAGAACAGGAGTTTCATATCACATTTATCCAG GACGACGGTGAGGACGTGTCTGTCCACTACAGTGGAAATCCAGGTTATGTGGTTGGACTGCCGCTTGTTTCTGGACAAAAAACTGCAGA TGGGATTGTGAGGAGCGTTGACCCCAGAGGCACACTGTCTCTTCTCCACAGCTCTGTAGACCAGGACTGTCTGCAGGGTCCACATCAGCGCTCCCCCCTCCTGTTCGGTGTGGACTCCGTGTCCGGCTGCACATTAAG ACTGGAGGATGCTGCTAACTGCTCCGTGGTGTCACAGGTGCTTCTGGATGTCCTGAGAGGACCAAACTATCCTCAGTATGTGGCTGCCTTTGGAAACTCTCCATTAAACAATCCTCTGGACTGGCTATCCATCAAGAGCAGCTTTAGTCCTGGG gaaggacagagttgCAACATCCCATTGTCACATCATTTAGAAATTGAATGGACCAAATACGGATCATTGCTGAATCCCCAAGCTCAGGTTGTGAGCATCAAAGAAGTCATCCAAACCAACACCAGCAGTCTG gaccTGCTGACCAGTGGCAGCAGTCTTGTGTCAATCAGGAGCTCCGTGTCCTTCGTACCggtgtctgctgctgctcttcctggTTTCAGAGCTGCACCAACCATTGACGCCAAACTACCATTTgacttcttcttcccttttgtGTGA